A genomic segment from Pseudomonas sp. S09G 359 encodes:
- the rlmB gene encoding 23S rRNA (guanosine(2251)-2'-O)-methyltransferase RlmB, whose protein sequence is MSLEKIYGVHAVEALLRHHPKRVKQVWLAEGRSEPRVQALVELATQNKVAIGQAERREMDVWVEGVHQGVVADVSPSQVWGEAMLDELLDRTEGAPLLLVLDGVTDPHNLGACLRSADAAGALAVIVPKDKSATLTPVVRKVACGAAEVIPLVAVTNLARTLEKLQQRGLWVVGTAGEAEVSIYDQDLTGPTILIMGAEGKGMRRLTREHCDYLVHLPMAGSVSSLNVSVATGVCLFEAQRQRGAKVKAKK, encoded by the coding sequence ATGAGTCTGGAAAAAATCTACGGCGTGCACGCCGTAGAAGCACTGCTGCGTCACCACCCCAAGCGCGTCAAGCAAGTGTGGTTGGCGGAAGGTCGCAGCGAGCCGCGCGTACAAGCGCTGGTCGAGTTGGCCACACAAAATAAAGTCGCCATCGGCCAGGCCGAGCGACGTGAAATGGATGTGTGGGTCGAAGGCGTCCACCAGGGCGTGGTGGCGGACGTAAGCCCGAGCCAGGTCTGGGGCGAAGCCATGCTCGACGAGCTGCTCGACCGCACCGAAGGCGCCCCCTTGTTGCTGGTGCTGGACGGCGTGACCGACCCGCACAACCTCGGCGCCTGCCTGCGTTCGGCGGATGCTGCCGGCGCGCTGGCGGTGATCGTGCCGAAAGACAAGTCGGCGACGTTGACGCCGGTTGTGCGTAAGGTCGCCTGCGGTGCGGCGGAAGTGATTCCGCTGGTGGCCGTGACCAACCTGGCGCGCACCCTGGAGAAACTCCAGCAGCGTGGCTTGTGGGTCGTGGGGACGGCGGGGGAGGCTGAGGTCAGTATTTATGACCAGGACCTCACTGGCCCGACCATCCTGATCATGGGTGCCGAGGGCAAGGGCATGCGTCGCCTGACCCGCGAGCACTGCGATTACCTGGTGCACCTGCCGATGGCTGGTAGCGTCAGCAGCCTCAACGTGTCGGTGGCGACCGGCGTGTGCCTGTTCGAAGCCCAGCGCCAGCGTGGCGCGAAGGTCAAGGCCAAGAAGTAA
- the rpsF gene encoding 30S ribosomal protein S6: MRHYEIIFLVHPDQSEQVGGMVERYTKLIEEDGGKIHRLEDWGRRQLAYAINNVHKAHYVMLNVECTGKALAELEDNFRYNDAVIRNLVIRREEAVTGQSEMLKAEENRSERRERRDRPEHEGADSADSDDSDNSDNADE; encoded by the coding sequence ATGCGTCATTACGAAATCATCTTTTTGGTCCACCCGGATCAAAGCGAGCAAGTCGGCGGCATGGTTGAGCGTTACACCAAGCTGATCGAAGAAGACGGCGGCAAAATCCACCGTCTGGAAGATTGGGGCCGTCGTCAACTGGCCTACGCAATCAACAATGTTCACAAGGCTCACTACGTGATGCTGAACGTTGAGTGCACTGGCAAGGCCCTGGCCGAGCTGGAAGACAACTTCCGCTACAACGATGCAGTGATCCGTAACCTGGTCATCCGTCGCGAAGAAGCCGTTACCGGCCAATCCGAGATGCTCAAGGCTGAAGAAAACCGCAGTGAGCGCCGTGAGCGTCGCGACCGTCCTGAGCACGAAGGCGCTGATAGCGCTGATAGTGATGACAGCGACAACAGCGATAACGCTGACGAGTAA
- the rpsR gene encoding 30S ribosomal protein S18, whose translation MARFFRRRKFCRFTAEDVKEIDYKDLNTLKAYVSETGKIVPSRITGTKARYQRQLATAIKRARFLALLAYTDSHGR comes from the coding sequence ATGGCACGTTTCTTCCGTCGTCGTAAATTCTGCCGCTTCACCGCTGAAGACGTGAAAGAGATCGATTACAAAGATCTCAACACTCTGAAAGCCTACGTATCCGAGACCGGCAAAATCGTTCCAAGCCGTATCACCGGTACCAAAGCACGTTATCAGCGTCAGCTGGCCACCGCTATCAAGCGCGCCCGCTTCCTGGCCCTGCTGGCCTACACCGACAGCCACGGCCGCTGA
- the rplI gene encoding 50S ribosomal protein L9, translating to MQLILLEKVANLGNLGDKVNVKAGYGRNYLLPYGKATAATAANLAAFEERRAELEKAAADKKASAETRAAQLAELEVTITATAGDEGKLFGSIGTHDIADALTASGVEVQKSEVRLPNGTIRNVGEFDVAVHLHAEVEATVRVVVVAA from the coding sequence ATGCAACTGATCCTTCTGGAAAAAGTCGCCAACCTGGGCAACCTGGGCGACAAAGTGAACGTTAAGGCCGGCTACGGTCGTAACTACCTGCTGCCATACGGCAAAGCCACCGCTGCAACCGCTGCCAACCTGGCTGCGTTTGAAGAGCGTCGTGCTGAGCTGGAAAAAGCCGCAGCAGACAAAAAAGCTTCGGCCGAAACTCGCGCTGCCCAACTGGCTGAGCTGGAAGTGACTATCACTGCCACTGCCGGTGACGAAGGCAAGCTGTTCGGTTCGATCGGCACCCACGACATCGCTGATGCACTGACCGCCTCCGGCGTTGAAGTGCAGAAGAGCGAAGTTCGTCTGCCGAACGGCACCATCCGCAACGTAGGCGAATTCGACGTAGCCGTGCACCTGCACGCCGAAGTTGAAGCCACCGTACGCGTTGTCGTGGTAGCAGCTTAA
- the dnaB gene encoding replicative DNA helicase, which yields MNDISAPEQYDLQTAALKVPPHSIEAEQAVLGGLMLDNNAWERVLDQVSDGDFYRHDHRLIFRAIAKLADQNSPIDVVTLAEQLDKEGQTSQVGGLGYLGELAKNTPSVANIKAYAQIVRARATLRQLIGIATEIADSAFNPEGRTAEEILDEAERQIFQIAEARPKTGGPVSVNDLLTKAIDRIDTLFNTDNAITGLSTGYTDLDGMTSGLQPSDLIIVAGRPSMGKTTFAMNLVENAVLRSDKAVLVYSLEMPGESLIMRMLSSLGRIDQTKVRAGRLEDDDWPRLTSAVNLLNDRKLFIDDTAGISPSEMRARTRRLVREHGDIALIMIDYLQLMQIPGSGGDNRTNEISEISRSLKALAKEFNCPVVALSQLNRSLEQRPNKRPINSDLRESGAIEQDADVIMFVYRDEVYHPETEYKGVAEIIIGKQRNGPIGTARLAFIGKYTRFENLAPGSYNFEDE from the coding sequence ATGAACGATATTTCAGCTCCCGAGCAATACGATCTGCAAACCGCTGCCCTGAAGGTGCCGCCGCATTCCATCGAGGCCGAACAGGCCGTGCTCGGTGGCTTGATGCTGGACAACAACGCCTGGGAACGCGTGCTGGATCAAGTCTCGGACGGTGATTTCTATCGCCATGACCACCGCCTGATCTTCCGTGCCATCGCCAAGCTGGCCGATCAGAACTCACCGATCGACGTGGTGACCCTGGCCGAGCAACTCGACAAGGAAGGCCAGACCTCCCAAGTCGGCGGCCTCGGGTACCTCGGTGAGCTGGCGAAAAACACGCCGTCCGTCGCCAACATCAAGGCCTATGCGCAGATCGTTCGCGCGCGGGCCACGTTGCGCCAGTTGATCGGCATCGCCACCGAAATCGCCGACAGCGCCTTCAACCCGGAAGGCCGCACCGCCGAGGAGATCCTCGACGAAGCCGAACGGCAGATCTTCCAGATCGCCGAAGCTCGCCCGAAAACCGGCGGCCCGGTCAGCGTCAACGACTTGCTGACCAAGGCCATCGACCGCATCGATACCCTGTTCAACACCGACAACGCCATCACCGGCCTGTCCACCGGCTACACCGACCTGGACGGCATGACCAGCGGCCTGCAACCGTCTGACTTGATCATCGTCGCCGGCCGTCCGTCCATGGGTAAGACCACCTTTGCGATGAACCTGGTGGAAAACGCCGTGTTACGCAGCGACAAGGCGGTACTGGTGTATTCGCTGGAGATGCCAGGTGAATCGCTGATCATGCGTATGTTGTCGTCCCTGGGCCGTATCGACCAGACCAAGGTGCGTGCCGGCCGCCTGGAAGATGACGACTGGCCGCGCCTGACCTCGGCGGTCAACCTGCTCAACGACCGCAAGCTGTTTATCGATGACACGGCCGGTATCAGCCCGTCGGAAATGCGTGCGCGTACCCGGCGACTGGTGCGTGAACACGGTGATATTGCCCTGATCATGATCGACTACCTGCAGCTGATGCAGATCCCGGGCTCCGGCGGCGACAACCGTACCAATGAGATTTCCGAGATTTCCCGCTCGTTGAAAGCCCTGGCCAAGGAATTCAACTGCCCCGTGGTGGCGCTTTCACAGCTCAACCGCTCCCTGGAGCAACGGCCGAATAAACGCCCGATCAACTCCGACTTGCGGGAATCCGGAGCGATCGAGCAGGACGCCGACGTCATCATGTTCGTTTACCGGGATGAGGTGTATCACCCGGAAACCGAATACAAAGGCGTCGCCGAAATCATTATCGGTAAACAGCGTAACGGCCCCATCGGCACCGCGCGCCTGGCGTTTATCGGCAAATACACGCGCTTCGAGAACCTGGCACCGGGCAGCTACAACTTCGAAGACGAGTAA
- a CDS encoding YgiQ family radical SAM protein, with product MQTAKPLFDYPKYWAECFGPAPFLPMSREEMDQLGWDSCDIIIVTGDAYVDHPSFGMAIIGRLLESQGFRVGIIAQPNWQSKDDFMKLGEPNLFFGVAAGNMDSMINRYTADKKIRSDDAYTPGGMAGKRPDRASLVYSQRCKEAYKNVPIVLGGIEASLRRIAHYDYWQDRVRNSILIDATADILLYGNAERAIVEVAQRLSWGHKIEDITDVRGTAFIRRDTPAGWYEVDSTRIDRPGKIDKIINPYVNTQDTQACAIEQEKGPVDDPEEAKVVQILASPKMTRDKTVIRLPSVEKVRGDAVLYAHANRVLHLETNPGNARALVQKHGEVDVWFNPPPIPMTTEEMDYVFGMPYARVPHPVYGKEKIPAYDMIRFSVNIMRGCFGGCTFCSITEHEGRIIQNRSEESIIREIEEIRDKVPGFTGVISDLGGPTANMYRIACKTPEIESACRKPSCVFPGICPNLNTDHSSLIQLYRSARALPGVKKILIASGLRYDLAVESPEYVKELVTHHVGGYLKIAPEHTEEGPLNQMMKPGIGSYDKFKRMFEKYTKEAGKEQYLIPYFIAAHPGTTDEDMMNLALWLKGNGFRADQVQAFYPSPMATATAMYHSGKNPLRKVTYKSDAVTIVKSEEQRRLHKAFLRYHDPKGWPMLREALTRMGRADLIGPGKDQLIPLHQPSTDSYQSARRKNSTPAGSHKVAKETTTKILTQHTGLPPRGSDGSNPWDKREQAKAAAQARNKQAAKERSDAAKGKGGKPARKPVVPR from the coding sequence ATGCAAACAGCCAAGCCGTTATTTGACTATCCCAAGTACTGGGCCGAATGTTTCGGTCCTGCGCCATTCCTGCCGATGAGCAGGGAGGAGATGGATCAGCTTGGCTGGGATTCCTGCGACATCATCATCGTCACCGGTGATGCCTACGTTGACCATCCGTCGTTCGGCATGGCGATCATCGGCCGGCTGCTGGAGTCCCAGGGCTTCCGCGTCGGGATCATTGCCCAGCCGAACTGGCAGTCCAAAGACGACTTCATGAAGCTCGGCGAGCCGAACCTGTTCTTCGGCGTCGCGGCCGGCAACATGGACTCGATGATCAACCGTTACACCGCCGACAAGAAAATTCGCTCCGACGACGCCTACACCCCTGGCGGCATGGCCGGTAAACGCCCGGACCGCGCGAGCCTGGTGTACAGCCAGCGTTGTAAAGAAGCCTACAAGAACGTGCCGATCGTACTCGGTGGCATCGAAGCCTCCCTGCGCCGCATCGCCCACTATGACTACTGGCAAGACCGCGTGCGCAACTCGATCCTGATCGACGCCACCGCCGATATCCTGCTGTACGGCAACGCCGAGCGCGCGATTGTCGAGGTGGCCCAGCGCCTGTCGTGGGGCCACAAGATCGAAGACATCACCGATGTGCGCGGCACCGCGTTCATTCGCCGTGACACGCCTGCCGGCTGGTACGAAGTGGACTCCACGCGCATCGACCGCCCGGGCAAGATCGACAAGATCATCAACCCGTACGTGAACACCCAGGACACCCAGGCCTGCGCCATCGAGCAAGAGAAAGGCCCGGTGGATGACCCGGAAGAAGCCAAGGTCGTACAGATCCTGGCCAGCCCGAAGATGACCCGCGACAAGACCGTGATCCGTTTGCCGTCGGTGGAAAAAGTCCGTGGCGACGCGGTGCTCTACGCCCACGCCAACCGCGTGTTGCACCTGGAAACCAACCCAGGCAACGCCCGCGCCCTGGTGCAGAAGCACGGTGAAGTGGACGTGTGGTTCAACCCGCCGCCCATCCCGATGACCACCGAGGAAATGGACTACGTGTTTGGCATGCCTTACGCACGTGTCCCGCACCCTGTGTATGGCAAGGAAAAAATCCCGGCCTACGACATGATCCGCTTCTCGGTGAACATCATGCGTGGCTGCTTCGGTGGCTGCACCTTCTGCTCGATCACCGAGCACGAAGGCCGCATCATCCAGAACCGTTCCGAAGAGTCGATCATTCGCGAAATCGAAGAGATCCGCGACAAGGTCCCAGGTTTCACCGGGGTGATTTCCGACCTCGGCGGCCCGACCGCGAACATGTACCGTATCGCCTGCAAAACGCCGGAAATCGAATCCGCGTGCCGTAAGCCGTCGTGCGTGTTCCCGGGTATCTGCCCGAACCTGAACACCGACCACTCTTCTTTGATCCAGCTGTACCGCAGCGCCCGTGCGTTGCCGGGTGTGAAGAAGATCCTGATCGCTTCCGGCCTGCGCTATGACCTCGCGGTCGAGTCGCCGGAATACGTCAAAGAGCTGGTCACCCACCACGTCGGTGGCTACCTCAAGATCGCCCCGGAACACACCGAGGAAGGTCCGCTCAACCAGATGATGAAACCGGGCATCGGCAGCTATGACAAGTTCAAGCGCATGTTCGAGAAGTACACCAAGGAAGCGGGTAAGGAGCAGTACCTGATTCCTTACTTCATCGCTGCCCACCCGGGCACCACCGATGAAGACATGATGAACCTGGCCCTGTGGCTCAAGGGCAACGGCTTCCGCGCCGACCAGGTGCAGGCGTTCTACCCGTCGCCGATGGCCACCGCCACCGCGATGTACCACTCGGGCAAGAACCCGCTGCGCAAGGTCACCTACAAGAGCGACGCGGTGACCATCGTCAAGAGCGAGGAGCAACGCCGCCTGCACAAGGCGTTCTTGCGCTACCACGACCCGAAAGGCTGGCCGATGCTGCGTGAAGCGCTGACCCGCATGGGCCGTGCCGACCTGATCGGGCCGGGCAAGGACCAACTGATCCCGCTGCACCAGCCGTCCACCGACAGCTACCAGAGCGCGCGTCGCAAGAACTCGACGCCGGCCGGCAGCCATAAGGTCGCCAAGGAAACCACCACCAAGATCCTCACCCAGCACACCGGCCTGCCGCCCCGTGGCAGCGACGGCAGCAACCCGTGGGACAAGCGCGAACAGGCCAAGGCTGCCGCGCAGGCACGTAACAAGCAGGCGGCCAAAGAGCGCAGCGATGCGGCCAAGGGCAAGGGCGGCAAGCCTGCGCGCAAGCCGGTTGTGCCGCGTTGA
- a CDS encoding NAD synthetase yields MGNPLAGIGMDSNRSQFMARQRIESEINLPRLFAAIDADPGIVGAGVVYIDADFNVVTLREFKPICSIKPKRIIVREAQKYIAPAQFADQVLNNPRESRLMSEAFNTTLACTGAVIGWLVVLSGTIAIPFTAGASTVVTAIGYTAASASTVSCLVGGFRTRNEINDPGMNDYLDNEEWYQAATKVLDGAALVGVGASALTTVKLVNITRAATGKSLRQVLKGLNGQEREKLTKELLKVADPQMSTKMRKLLQMSGELPKRFTPTQLKHATYVQLGDAIGAGISVWGLKRSDNYTQAKTFAVGLYEEAE; encoded by the coding sequence ATGGGCAACCCCCTGGCCGGCATCGGCATGGACTCCAACCGCTCGCAGTTCATGGCGCGCCAGCGCATCGAAAGCGAAATCAACCTGCCGCGCCTGTTTGCCGCCATCGATGCTGACCCCGGCATTGTCGGCGCGGGCGTGGTGTATATCGACGCCGATTTCAACGTGGTCACCCTGCGTGAATTCAAGCCCATCTGCAGCATCAAGCCCAAGCGCATCATTGTGCGCGAGGCGCAGAAATACATCGCCCCGGCCCAGTTCGCTGATCAGGTGCTGAACAACCCGCGCGAGTCGCGGCTGATGAGTGAAGCCTTCAATACCACCCTGGCTTGTACCGGCGCGGTGATCGGTTGGCTGGTGGTGTTGAGTGGCACCATCGCCATTCCGTTCACGGCCGGCGCCAGCACCGTCGTAACGGCCATCGGCTACACCGCCGCCTCGGCGAGTACCGTCTCTTGCCTGGTCGGCGGGTTCCGCACGCGCAACGAAATCAACGACCCGGGGATGAACGATTACCTCGATAACGAGGAGTGGTATCAGGCCGCGACCAAGGTCCTGGATGGTGCTGCGCTGGTCGGCGTGGGCGCGTCGGCGCTGACCACTGTCAAGCTGGTTAACATCACCCGCGCCGCCACCGGCAAGAGCCTGCGCCAGGTGCTCAAAGGCCTGAACGGCCAGGAACGGGAGAAGCTGACCAAAGAGCTGCTGAAAGTCGCTGACCCGCAAATGTCGACCAAGATGCGCAAGCTGCTGCAAATGAGTGGCGAACTGCCCAAGCGCTTTACGCCGACTCAACTCAAGCATGCCACCTATGTGCAATTGGGGGATGCGATCGGTGCCGGCATCAGCGTCTGGGGGTTGAAGCGTTCGGACAACTACACGCAGGCCAAGACCTTTGCCGTCGGTTTGTACGAGGAGGCTGAGTGA
- a CDS encoding type VI secretion system tube protein Hcp, with translation MTTDMFLKLGDIKGESKDQSHRDEIEISKWGWGMTQTGSMHTGSGGGAGKVEIQNLAISKLMDKSSPNLMMACSTGKHYPEARLVVRKAGGSSAVEYLVMTMKEVMVISYQTDAVTSADTLTEVIGLNFATIEVSYQPQKADGGKDGGAVKYGWNIRQNVKI, from the coding sequence ATGACAACTGATATGTTTTTGAAGTTGGGGGACATCAAGGGCGAGTCCAAAGACCAGTCCCACCGCGATGAAATCGAGATCAGCAAATGGGGGTGGGGCATGACCCAAACCGGCTCCATGCACACCGGCAGTGGCGGCGGTGCGGGCAAGGTCGAGATTCAAAACCTGGCCATCTCCAAGCTCATGGACAAGTCTTCGCCCAACCTGATGATGGCCTGCTCCACCGGCAAGCATTACCCCGAGGCGCGGCTGGTGGTGCGCAAGGCCGGAGGCTCCAGCGCGGTGGAGTACCTGGTGATGACAATGAAGGAAGTCATGGTCATCTCGTACCAGACCGATGCGGTCACCTCGGCCGATACCTTGACTGAGGTGATTGGCCTGAACTTCGCCACCATTGAAGTCAGCTACCAGCCTCAGAAAGCCGACGGCGGCAAGGACGGCGGCGCCGTCAAATACGGCTGGAATATTCGTCAAAACGTCAAAATCTGA
- a CDS encoding NAD synthetase, which translates to MTSSVLKDGFPSAHLTTRQRVESSIDLRKLFAAIDADPAIVGAGVVYLDAELRAVVLREFQPICSVAPKKVILREAPSYVGRVEFARRLANEPRESRVAFEALNAGFACTSAVISWLVIAGGFALTPFTFGGSGVAAAISVVGASASTIQCWIGTRRANNERNDPALNDAMDSDEWHQALMAGLDAASLLSAGAAMMSTVRMINTLQKVTGKSTHQVLKGLNRQERGKLTRELLSINHPEMTRKMIKLKQLAGEIPKRYTSVEVRSVTLLQMIDTVGALFSVAGSVRSGNIRIIAIGLYEEIAE; encoded by the coding sequence ATGACTTCCAGTGTGTTGAAAGACGGTTTCCCCAGTGCCCATTTGACGACGCGGCAGCGGGTCGAAAGCAGTATTGATCTGCGTAAGTTGTTTGCGGCTATTGATGCTGATCCAGCCATTGTCGGGGCTGGCGTGGTGTATCTCGATGCCGAGTTGCGGGCGGTGGTGTTGCGTGAGTTTCAGCCGATTTGCAGTGTGGCGCCGAAGAAGGTGATTTTGCGCGAGGCGCCCAGTTACGTCGGGCGGGTGGAGTTCGCTCGGCGGCTGGCGAATGAACCGCGTGAGTCGAGGGTGGCGTTTGAGGCTCTGAATGCGGGGTTCGCGTGTACTTCGGCGGTGATTAGTTGGTTGGTGATTGCGGGGGGCTTTGCGCTGACGCCATTTACTTTTGGGGGCTCTGGTGTAGCGGCCGCGATTAGCGTTGTTGGCGCGTCAGCCAGCACTATTCAATGCTGGATTGGTACTCGACGGGCTAACAATGAAAGGAATGATCCTGCTCTTAATGACGCCATGGACAGCGATGAATGGCATCAGGCTTTGATGGCGGGACTGGATGCTGCTTCGTTGTTAAGCGCTGGAGCCGCAATGATGTCGACAGTTCGAATGATCAATACGCTTCAAAAGGTAACAGGGAAAAGCACGCATCAGGTGCTCAAAGGTTTGAATCGGCAGGAGCGGGGAAAACTCACCAGAGAGTTACTCAGTATTAATCATCCGGAAATGACCCGAAAAATGATAAAGCTGAAACAGCTAGCTGGAGAGATTCCCAAGCGCTACACCTCGGTAGAAGTAAGGAGCGTGACCCTTTTGCAGATGATTGATACCGTTGGCGCGTTATTCAGTGTTGCTGGCAGTGTCCGGTCCGGGAACATCCGGATCATTGCGATCGGGTTGTATGAGGAGATCGCGGAATGA